One region of Balaenoptera ricei isolate mBalRic1 chromosome 5, mBalRic1.hap2, whole genome shotgun sequence genomic DNA includes:
- the CYTL1 gene encoding cytokine-like protein 1 — MTPQLLPLLLLLLAGPPAAQPVPPTCYSRMLALSREITADFQSLQATEPSELCVRYLPRLYLDIHNYCVLAKLRDFVASPQCWKVAQVDALKDKVRKLYTIMNSFCRRDLVFLSDDCNALEYPILVTTVLPDHQS, encoded by the exons ATGACCCCCCAGCTGCttcccctgctgctgctgctattggCCGGCCCCCCCGCCGCTCAGCCGGTTCCCCCGACCTGCTACTCCAGGATGCTGGCCCTGAGCCGGGAGATCACCGCTGACTTCCAGAGCCTGCAGGCCACGGAGCCTTCG GAGCTGTGTGTGAGATACCTGCCCAGGTTGTACCTGGATATACAC AATTACTGTGTGCTGGCTAAGCTGCGGGACTTTGTGGCATCGCCCCAGTGTTGGAAGGTGGCCCAGGTAGATGCCTTGAAGGACAAAGTGCGGAAACTGTACACCATCATGAACTCGTTCTGCAGGAGG GATTTGGTGTTCCTGTCGGATGACTGCAATGCCTTGGAATACCCAATCCTAGTGACCACAGTCCTGCCAGATCATCAGAGCTAA